The Pseudooceanicola aestuarii genomic sequence CAACGGCTGGTCCTGGGCTTTGCCGCCGGCACAACGCTGGGGCTGATCGTGGGCACGGCCATCGGGCTCAGCTCTTTTGCGCGGGCGGGGCTGGCACCTCTGGTCTCTGCCATCTTCCCGATCCCGAAAATCGCGCTGCTGCCGTTGTTTATCATCTGGTTCGGCATCGGCGAGGGATCGAAAGTCGCCACCATCCTGTTCGGCAGCTTCTTTCCCACCGTGATCGCCACCTATGGCGGCATCGACAGCGTGGACCGGACCCTGATCCGCATGGGCCAGAGTTTCGGCCTGTCGCGCAGTGACATCATCCGCAAGATCGTGCTGCCCGCCGCCCTGCCCGCGATCCTGTCGGGGATGCGGATTTCGGCCTCCATTTCCATCATCCTGCTGGTCGCGGCCGAAATGATCGGTGCGGAATACGGCATCGGCGCCTACGTCCTGCTGGCGGGCAACCTGATGTCCACCGATCAGCTGATCGCCGGTGTGGCGATGCTGTCGATGCTGGGCCTGTTGGTGAATTTCGTCATCGGCCGGGCGGAGAAACATTTCCTCAGCTGGCGCAGCTGAGGATCCCCTCAAAGCGGCGCCCCGACGATGCGGGCGCCACAGGCCCTGTCAGGAAGGAAACGGCCCTGTCCGGAACGGGATGGCCGATCCGGAGCATTGCCTGACACTCGCGCCTGTTCCGCCCTGCGTGGGCGGCGCCCGTTGCCGGCCGTATCGGCGCAAACGGGCCGGTCTCCTGCCACCCCCACGGCGTTGGCAGACGCGGTTCAGGAGTGGCAGGGCACTGGGTCGGCAGCGCCTCAGCGTGCGATCAGGTAGTCGTCCAGATTGTCGCCACGTTCGATCGCTTCCTTGATCCAGGCGGGCTGACGGCCCCGGCCGCTCCACGTCATGGAGGAATCCTGCGGGTTGCGGTATTTCGGCGGGTTCACCTTGCCCTTGCGGCTGGTGGCACCGGTCAGTTCCGACAGGCTGAAGCCCATTTCCTGCGCCTTCACCTCCAATTCGGCAAGCGCGGTCTTCTTCTTGCGATCCTCGTAGGTCTTGATTGCAGTGCCGACTTGCGCGTGCAGCTTCTTGAGTTCTGCAAGCGACATATTGTCGAGTTCCATATCCGCCATGTCACTCCTTTCCAGAAGGGTTACCATTTTCATTTTCCATATTTCAGACACAACAACACGCCCCAAAGGTGGGATGACGCGCCTGGGATTCAACTGCAAAGTTGTGTCATCGTGAATTCGACACGTTCCGATAGGCGAAACACCCGGAAAGATCCAGATCGGCGAAACCGATTTACCCCTGTATTTCATGACAAAACGGGCCCGGCATTAACCGGGCCCGCTCTGGAATTTGGCACAGCCTTTCCGAATAACGTGTCTGTCATCCGGAGAACATTCGCTACTTCTGTGGGCGGAGAAGCTTCTCGACCACGTTTTCGATCATCCGCATCCCGGCATCCTGACCCAGAGACATTATTGATTCGGGATGGAATTGAACCGCAGCGATCGGCAACTTGGTATGCTCCAATCCCATCACCACGCCGTCCTCGGTACTGGCCGTGACCACCAGATCATCGGGCAAGGTCGCGCGATCCGCATGCAGGGAATGGTAGCGCCCGATGGTAATCGGATCCTCAAGCCCTGCGAAAACCAGCGAACCTGGCGCCATGGAAATCCGCGAGGGTTTGCCATGCATCGGTTCGTCCAGCTGCAACAATTGCGCGCCGTGGAAATCGGCGATCGCCTGAAGCCCGAGGCAGACGCCAAACAATGGCAATTCCCGCCCGAGAACCTTGCCGATCGTTCCCCTGCAATCGAAATCCGAAGGATTGCCCGGGCCCGGCGACAATACCACCAGGTCAGGTGCGAATTCGTCCAGAACGGCATCGGCCACCGGGGTGCGGGTGGTCAGAACCTCGGCCCCGGTCTGGCGGAAATAATTGGCCAGGGTATGCACGAAACTGTCTTCGTGATCGACAAGCAGAATGCGGCGGCCCTGCCCCCTTGGCAAACGCCATTCATCGCCGCCATCCTCGTTCATCCGCACGTCGCCGCGAATGGCCGCGCGCATGGCGCTGGCCTTCAACTCCGTTTCCGCTTCTTCGTCCTCGGGATCGCTGTCGTTCAGCAGGGTCGCCCCGGCCCGGACTTCGGCCACGCCGTTCTTGATCCGAATGGTGCGCAAGGTCAGGCCGGTGTTCATGTCGCCGTCGAACCCGATGGCCCCCACGGCCCCACCATACCAGAACCGGGTTGATTTCTCGTGATTTTCGATGAACCGCATGGCCCAGA encodes the following:
- a CDS encoding ABC transporter permease, translating into MTDISAHPAPTSPTSATPEGGPARPVRFRGGGFSPRPRRFVGPLVFVVLITFWELGARAGIIPALVLPAPSEALEAFMDLARSGNLVLHLQASLQRLVLGFAAGTTLGLIVGTAIGLSSFARAGLAPLVSAIFPIPKIALLPLFIIWFGIGEGSKVATILFGSFFPTVIATYGGIDSVDRTLIRMGQSFGLSRSDIIRKIVLPAALPAILSGMRISASISIILLVAAEMIGAEYGIGAYVLLAGNLMSTDQLIAGVAMLSMLGLLVNFVIGRAEKHFLSWRS
- a CDS encoding H-NS family nucleoid-associated regulatory protein, whose protein sequence is MVTLLERSDMADMELDNMSLAELKKLHAQVGTAIKTYEDRKKKTALAELEVKAQEMGFSLSELTGATSRKGKVNPPKYRNPQDSSMTWSGRGRQPAWIKEAIERGDNLDDYLIAR